In the genome of Bufo bufo chromosome 9, aBufBuf1.1, whole genome shotgun sequence, the window AATTTACCTGTAGGGTCTATAGACCATCCATTCTGGTTGCAGGAAACTGGCATAGATTATAGTGAATGACTACActagctcccttgctggtgtagatttccatTTTGGCGCATAGACCTGCACCACAATTATTGAGAGGTGTGTGCCTCCTGATATTTGTGGTGCATCTGGTGCCAGTGGTGGACAGGCTAAGACCGGCGTGGAACTGATGCAACCAATTGTATTGCTCCAATTCATCGAACAAAATAAAGCAACTTTGATAAGCATTGGAAATATCCTACTGTTTTcagtatacagctcctatgcagtccTATGTTTCTCAAACCTGTTTGCAGTCCACTCCTGCAGGAATGTGTTAAGCTACATTCACAAGAGTGAACCaatcaaagtctatgggactatTCACATTGCCGTTTCTTTAACGGCCATTGAATAGCAGTCAATTCCTATTTTGGGCCGTTTTCATGGCCAGACGGACCCCATTGAACCCAATGGgcccatttttaatggccatatagaacaggagtgcacccatctaacTGCCGTCAGGTCCTTCCAGTTCCCACCAGTGTAATGCGGGTGTCAGTGcattcaagtggatgaggtatttttttttgcatccaGCAAAATTGGTgccgctatggggggggggggccttatttatactgggggcctTTTTATATTAGGGGAACACTATTGGGGGACATTTTATATACAGAGGTGCACTATTAGGGGGGGTTTTATATACGAGGTGGTActtttatatacagggggcactgtggggagccttatatatactggggttactatggggggggggcattatagatattGGGGGCACTAGAGAGCAgccattatagatactggggcactgtggggttatattgggggcactgcaggggttgagGTGCTAAGAAAACTAAACTATGAAATTTGTTTGTTTttcatggcagttttttttatcaattctctttttatttaaaaccaaaaataGTAACAATTTACATGAAGCAAATTGGAAAAGCATAAGACACAAAATGTTGAGATAAGTATAAGAATACAAAAATGCACTGTAAGTTGAACAGGAGTACAGACTGGTCATATCGCAAAATATACCTCTAATCTAAATTGGGGAGTCCAATAACATTAGTTCAGAATGAAGTTGATGAGAGGTTTTACAAACATATCAGGTACTGTATGTGACCAGCGGCAAAGGGTGGGGGGTCACTTCAGAAAAGATGCTTCTCACGTTAATAGCGTCATTTTCTCTTGAGGTGTATCTTACAAGGCCTAGATAAGGGTCTCTGAACAAGATTGTCTTGAGAATCGAGTTTCTAATATGGGTCTGTGTGATAGGAAGGCGAGAAAAGGTATAGGAGTTTTGAATGGTTCTGGTAATTTTTGGGAAAATATCAAGTTGTGGAAAGTGGGGTATACCTATGTTAATCAAATTTTAGGAATGTTTTCCACGGTCCCCATGACTTCTGGAACTTCGGGTGGGTGTGGGTCCCGGTCTCCCAATGGGCAAGCTCCTCAAACCGGTACATCTGGTCCTCCACTTTCTCTATCCAATCTGTTATAGTTGGGGCTGTATTGCTCTTCCAAAAGTATGGAATCAGTAACCGTGCTGCTGTGATGAGCATGGTAGGGAGATTATTGTTAGAAGTAGTGATTGACTACATTTATCGAcgacatctattttgccgatataccgataacgaatCGggtacacagatcgcgctgctgacagcgctctccgtgttccctcagcagcacaggggagaaggaagcagtgtctccctccaccctgtgctgctgctgccgccaatgggaggagagaaggggaggggctatggccactgcgccaccaatgaagataactctctcattaattcatatagaggaggcgggagctggctgcagaatcacatagccggctcccgactatGACAAGtaactgcgatctgcggtagttaacccctcaggtgcggcacctgaggggttaactgccgcggatcgcagctacagctcatagaggtcgggagccggctatgtgattctgcagccagctcccgccccccccccaaaccccagaattaaaacattggtggcgcagtgcgctcccccccGACCCCAGTatgaatcattggtggcgcagtgcgcccccccgacCCCAGTatgaatcattggtggcgcagtgtgcccccgccccccaaccccagtatgaatcattggtggtgcagtgcgcccccccccaactccagtattaaagacattggtggcgcagtacgccccccagtattaatcattggtggcagtggccacagggtcccctcctcctcagtggcagttccgatcggagccccagcagtgtaagcctgggtctccaatcggttaccatggcagccaggacgctattgaagtcctggctgccatggtaatctccctgctgctgtgtgcacagagcagcagggacagtgtgaagtcctattcaccctgatagagatctatcaggaagAATAGGACAAggattctagtccctaagggggctaatagtgaaaaaaaaaaaccaccaaaatattaattagaaatgaaaaagaaagatttacaaaaaaaaacgttaacaataaacatattaattttcagcagatttgtgtatgaattctttttttttttcaaaaaattaaaattcacagaatatcggtataaattatcggctatcggtatcggccctaaaaaaaatctatatcggtcgatccctagttagaAGGTTTGAGAGTTTCGTTTGGACACCATAGTAGAATCAACTTAGGGTCTAAAGTGAGTTTGGTATGGCAGATTTGTGAGATCTTAAAGCTAATCTCTAGCCAGAGAGGGGATATGCGAGGGCAAAGCCACCAGATGTGGGAAACGGAACCCACATCTCCAACAATGGGCTGGGATTTCCGGATTTATCCTATGAAGGAATTCTGGAGTTTTATACCACCTTGTCAAAAGTTTATATGAGTTTTCTTGTATTTTGATGCATCTATTAAAGCTTTAGCAAGTATAAAGGCCTTTTCTGTGAGGTTGATCTCGAgctccttctcccatgcctctAGGAAGTAGAGCACTGGACAGAGATAGTCTATATGACGGTGAGAGAAGCTTCCTGGGCAATTGTGTCGCTTTTAATTGGTTCTCTAACCAGGATAAGGTTCAATTATTAATCATGGGTATAGAGATGCGCCTGATATGTCTGTGGAAGTCTAATAGGTGTATGAATGACGCTTTTTGAACTCTAGGGAGGAAAGGAAAAGGTAATCAGAAGATCTCACATGGAAGTGATAGGTGAGGTCAATGCATGATGGGTTTAAAGTGCGCCAGACATTGTAACCCCTAGAGTTCTCAACACCCCTCGGAGCCGACCTAATTGTTAGTAAGAGAGGTAAGTACGTTTAGAGGAGTAATCTAGGTCAGGTTCCATAGGAGTATTAAAATATCCCCCCagcacaacaattccttctttcaaGGAGGAGAGCATCCTAAGGGTCCGGACGAGCCACGGAATTTGTCCCTTATTGGGAGCATAGAGGTTCGCTAATGTAACCGGCGAGCCTGCTATAGTCCCTTTAAATCATAAGGTAGCGACCATCTGGGTCAGCGATGGTGGCAGTAAGCTTAAATGGGAGTTGTTTGTGTATGACAATACTGGCAGATGTAAATGTGCTATGGAACCATCGAGAGAATCGTCTAGGAGGCAGTTTTGGTACCTTACCCAATTTGAAGTGGGTTTCCTGAAAAAAGAAAATTGATGATCGGTCTTTGTGTAGTAGTTTAAGTACCTGGGAACGCTTTCGTGGCTCGTTCAGACCTCACTCTACAATAGATACCATAATATTAATGACAGTATTACTGCAGCAGCTTTGGGGTCCCCCCCAAGGGAAAGGGTTTATAGAGAGAAAAGGGATAGTGCAGGCAGAAACTGGGGGTAGCGTGGGTTAGAGGTGGGACAGTACAAGATAACTCAGAATGTGTGGTGGTCAACCACATGAAGTGAAACAAACGCTCTACAAGGCTTCTGGAGTGTACCTGGGCACCCACGCATTTCTCATCTGCGGGGGAGCTCTCCAGAGGGGGGTCCCAAAGAGCACCTGGAGGTTTTTGTGAATTCTTCAGGGTATGGGTTAGACCAAAATAGGTGGGATACTAGCTGAACCCTTTTTAAGATAAAACATGGTAATAAGCAACAATAGATCTTAATCTAAGCTAATTATCGGCATAGAAATCTTTTAGAGGAACTcaaagggaaaagaaaaaaaggaatataATAAGAAGTCTATCCTTTTAGGGCAACTTTGGTGGAGGGCTTGTCGTGCGGGCCGAGGGTTCCACCAGCTTGTGAGGAGCCACTAAGAAGGGTCCTGTCTCCGAATCTGTGGGTGAATTCTTCAAGCCAGATGGAGTAAGACCTGAATCAGAGATGCTAAGGCTCATCTGGGTCAGGATCCGCCCTCGTGTAGCCTCGGGACACACGTTGGGTATGAGATAAACAGTTTGAGTACTCAGGTAGCAGTTTTAGACATTCGGCCTCTCTTGGCTTTATCCGTCTTCTACGACGACACCAGGTTCCACGACTCTGGGCGCGGAAGCTTAGGGAGTGAGTCTCCTTGGTCGGCGGGCATCCACGAGGGGATGTCAAGGGGTGGGATTTCCAGTTGTTCCCAGGCGGTCTTCCAAGTCctgggcataccacggaccgctctcggccgcggaacacggccgtgtgcattcggccttatgcgGCCATACTGCAGCgtggtcaggctccgcccctttCATGGCTtttaaaaacggatgcaaaacagccattaaaaactgACAagtggccagaaaatggatgcagaaTGGCCATGTAAAACTGACAGCGTGCCCATTTTTAATGGCTGGTTTTGAACGTAGCcttagggtaaatgcacacgttcaggatttatgtgttttatgaatccgcactgaaatccgtgcggacaatccgcatcaattggtgcggatttgattgcagattttactctccccattgaagtgaataaagaAAATCCGGTCATGAAAAATAACATAAATTGACATGTTGCGAATTTTTTAATCCGCACCACAGGTCAAGATCCGCACGGAAAGAATCTGCATCGTGtacatgagaatttgaaattctcatagaatacaatgtgcgGATTTTCAGcaggcaatcctgatcgtgtgcattaagccttagggctgtttcacacaagcggatcCCGCGCGCgtcatccgcagcgtgaatgatagccaagccccgctccggacagcagagacacggagcattgacatgactgataatgctccgtgcctctctgtgacctttttactacaaaatcacagtgagattaaagggaacctgtccactggattttgtgtatagagctgaggacatgggttgttaaatggccactagcacatccgcaatacccagtccccatagctctgtgtgcttttattgtgttaaaaacccgatttgatacatatgcaaattaacctgagaggagtcctttccctgactcatctcacgtacaggactcatctcaggttaatttgcatatgtatcaaatcaggtttttttacacaataaaagcacacagagctatggggactgggtattgcggatgtgctagtggccatctagcaacccatgtcctcagctctatacccaaaatcccggtgacaggttccctttaatctcactgtgattttgtagtaaaaagatcacagagaggcacggagcattatcagtcatgtctctgctgtccggagcggggcttggctctcattcacgctgcggatgacacgcgtgtgtgaaacagcccttactctCTTCCATGTGTCCCCTCCACTGCTGTTTAGCACGCAGCAGGGTCAGATGAAAGGGAGTCACACATGACTGCAGGATCCAACTGCACCCAGCTGCGTACCCCCTCGAAAGGTCAAGTGCAAATTGAATCAACTTTGCGAATAGTTTGAGTAAAAATGACCTGCCGTTTTGTGTGCACAGCTCCTGCGAAGACTTCTGCGTCTCCATAGTTACAGACTACGAGCACAGTCTGATCCTGCATTCACGGGCCCCTCTCTGCAGCTTACAGACAGATGGAAATGGGGCAGATGAAAGGGAGCGTCCCCTGACTGCAGGATCAGCCGGGGGCGAAGGGTTTGTACGTGGCTTGTAACCACGGAGACATATTATTATGCATAGGAGCTGCATACAGTAAGACAGCTCTAAATCACGATGGTTGCAAAGTCGCTTCGTTTTTCTGTAGGAGGGTGGGGGTGCATTTTGTGTTTTACTGCGAGGTGTGAACTAGCCCTTGGAGACGCTTCCGAGCAATGAAACCAATTGCTGTGCACATTTAATATTTTCTTAACTCAAACAAAAGACTGTTCACATTTGGGTCCAGAATATATAATAAAACTGCTACATGTGTTAGGAATCCGATGCTTTACCTTGTGTTCCAGGTAGTAATGTGGCAGGAGGAGACGCGCGCTGCCTCTGGCCTCCATGATGTCGTCATCGAAACACTTCACACCTTGTTAAAAAACTAAATCAGAACCGTGTGAAGCCTcagtcacacgtcagtgttcggtcagtgatttccatcagtgattgtcagccaaaaccaggtgcggctctaaacacagaacaggtgcggatctctcccttataccttatgtctgtggaggctccaatcactgacgtgtgaatgaggctttactgtgGAGGCTGAGATTTGTCAGATATGTCCATGAGATGGGAGGAAGCCCGGGTGACccgctgatggacataaggagccacCCCGCCCATATTTTCTAGTAACAAGAAGGGCAGCGGCGATGACAGAGCGGTTCCGGTTCTGGCGGACCGATTACTTATAATTtgttacgttcatcacatggtttaAATGTTAAGTTACCGTTACTATacaggctgctgctgctggtggtgacGGCAGGTGAATATCAGCCGCAGATTTCTCACACAGCGTATGGAGGAGAGGGCAGGACTGGCAGCAGGGCACACTCCAGCTGGCACTTTATATATGGGTACTGTATGgtcggcagtgttatgggggcactctgataAGAACTCGTCACCCTCTGGCTGGCACCGTTTACAGGGaactctgtggctgacactgcttTTGGCTGTCCTCTGTCTGGCACTCTTTATGGGGGGGACCCTCAGGCTTGTCATGTTTAAGGGGGCACAGTCTGACTACCACAGTTTATGGGGGCACAATCTGACTACCATGGGTTTATGGGGGCACAGTCTGACTACCATGGGTTTATGGGGGCACAGTCTGACTACCATGGGTTTATGGGGGCACAGTCTGACTACCACAGTTTATGGGGGCACAGTCTGACTACCACAGTTTATGGGGGCACAGTCTGACTACCATGGGTTTATGGGGGCACAGTCTGACCaccactatttttgggggcactgtCTGACTACCACTATTTTTGGGGTCAATTTCTGACTTCCACTGTTTATGGGGGGCATGCTCTATCACTGTTTATGAGGACACTCTGACACATTGTTTATGGGGGAATTTTCTGATTGGCACTATTTATAGGTGCATTTTCTGGCTTGTGTTTTTTATGATGGCAATGAGACTGGCACTGTTTATTATGGGGGTACTCTGGCTGGCACTCTTTATGGGGAACCCTCTGGCCGGCACTCTTTATGGGGAACCCTCTGGCTGGCACTCTTTATGGGGCCCCCTCTGGCCGGCACTCTTTATGGGGGCCCCCTCTGGCCGGCACTCTTTATGGGGCCCCCTCTGGCCGGCACTCTTTATGGGGCCCCCTCTGGCCGGCACTCTTTATGGGGCCCCCTCTGGCCGGCACTCTTTATGGGGCCCCCTCTGGCCGGCACTCTTTATGGGGCCCCCTCTGGCCGGCACTCTTTATGGGGCCCCCTCTGGCCGGCACTCTTTATGGGGAACCCTCTGGCCGGCACTCTTTATGGGGAACCCTCTGGCCGGCACTCTTTATGGGGAACCCTCTGGCCGGCACTCTTTATGGGGCCCCCTCTGGCCGGCACTCTTTATGGGGAACCCTCTGGCCGGCACTCTTTATGGGGAACCCTCTGGCCGGCACTCTTTATGGAGGCCCCCTCTGGCCGGCACTCTTTATGGAGGCCCCCTCTGGCCGGCCCTCTTTATGGAGGCGCCCTCTGGCCGGCCCTCTTTATGGAGGCCCCCTCTGGCCGGCCCTCTTTATGGAGGCCCCCTCTGGCCGGCCCTCTTTATGGAGGCCCCCTCTGGCCGGCCCTCTTTATGGAGGCCCCCTCTGGCCGGCCCTCTTTATGGAGGCCCCCTCTGGCCGGCCCTCTTTATGGAGGCCCCCTCTGGCCGGCCCTCTTTATGGAGGCCCCCTCTGGCCGGCCCTCTTTATGGAGGCCCCCTCTGGCCGGCCCTCTTTATGGAGGCCCCCTCTGGCCGGCCCTCTTTATGGAGGCGCCCTCTGGCCGGCCCTCTTTATGGAGGCCCCCTCTGGCCGGCCCTCTTTATGGAGGCCCCCTCTGGCCGGCCCTCTTTATGGAGGCCCCCTCTGGCCGGCCCTCTTTATGGAGGCCCCCTCTGGCCGGCCCTCTTTATGGAGGCCCCCTCTGGCCGGCCCTCTTTATGGAGGCCCCCTCTGGCCGGCCCTCTTTATGGAGGCGCCCTCTGGCCGGCACTCTTTATGGAGGCCCCCTCTGGCCGGCCCTCTTTATGGGGAACCCTCTGGCCGGCACTCTTTATGGAGGCGCCCTCTGGCCGGCCCTCTTTATGGAGGCCCCCTCTGGCCGGCCCTCTTTATGGAGGCCCCCTCTGGCCGGCCCTCTTTATGGAGGCGCCCTCTGGCTGGCACTCTTAATGGGGCGCCCTCTGGCTGGCACTCTTTGTGGAGGCACACTCTTTATGGGGGGCACTCTCTGGCTGGCACTCTTTATGGGGGTATTCTCTGGTAGGCAGTCTTTATAGGGGAACTCTTTATGAGGGTATTTTATTACTGGCACTCTAAGGGGGTATTCCACgacggacactatgggggcatctcctTGAAGACTGTCTGGCGCCGACATCTCAGTAAATGTCGCTCCTCCACTTGTGACCACAGAGCCGCCGGAAGTGACTGTTTCCCGGGACGCCATTAGAGGCTGCACCATGGCGGAGGAGGACAAGGATCCTCTCAGCTACTTCGCCGCTTATGGCAGCTCCAGCTCGGACAGCAGCGAGGAGGAGGCCGAGGAGGTGAAGGCGGCGGTGAAGAGGCCTCTGTCCGCCCAGAAGCTGCCGGGCCCGGACGAGCTCTTCCAGACCGTCACCCGGCCCTCCTTCCTCAGCGCccccaccaccaaggccatcgacTGGGAGAAGCGCCTGGTGCGGCCCCCCGAGGAGGTAATACCGCCGGCAGTCGGGAGGAGGCGCTGCGGGAGCCCTGGAGCTGGGGCTAGGGGGTCTCtgtgaaactaccactcccagcatgctccagtcATTTCTACGGAAGTTCTACTGTGCATGCTGGGCGTTGTAGTTTCACAGGTTGCAGACCTCTGCCTTATGTGTATAATAACAGTgctttcattcactgacagcaagcagtaagCATAACATCAGCCTTAATATGCATCAGGTGAGCGCTTCCTCCCTGCGGCCCCCCAGGCTCTGGATTGTCGGATACTGACGGGTCGGTCGTAGATGTTTAACACTCCCCTTTTTAAGGagtttatttaatatttatatatttcttttgatacagcaccactcttgtccaGTGGTGGTGCCCGGTACTGCAACTCATCCCGAGAGCCTTTTGGATAAGGGGGTCATTACTTATGAATCTACACCAGTTGGCGTAGAAAAGCCGCAGGGAGGACGCAGAAAACTGGTGCAAATGACGCCAGAAATCCGCTCCAGGTCCCGGCACGAGGACGGCAGAAGAGAGGCGCGCGTCTGTTACAGGAGTTGTCATCTTGGACAGGATATGATAGGTGCAGGGCTCTaaaaggccccatagaagtgaatggggcttcagtgaaaaacgcattgcggtCGGGTGCGCTgtttttttcacggatggttgctaggagatgtttgtaagGGTCCCAGGGACGACCctctcctatctgacattggtggcaaatCCTAGCGATATGGCACCAAAAAAAAGTAATTCaaacatttttagttttttttttttagcaggtttgtatgtgaaagaagcctaaagtGGTTTGttatagccccccccctcccatcatcCCAATCACCAGAATAAGGATCCAGAGCCCTTCACTCCCCCTTACTTTTAGTTGCTGCCCCCTGGATCGAGGTTTCCGGGGCTCGTTGACCTTTTATTCGCTTTTTTTGGGATATTAACAATTCCGTTTTTCTTTCTGCGCAGCCGCCTCGAGAATTCAAAGTGTGGAAGACTAATGCGGTCCCCCCTCCCGAGTCCTACAAGGTGGAGGAGAAGAAAGGTCCCCCACCGGAGCTGGACATGGCAATAAAGTGGTCCAGTATGTACCAAGACAACGGCGATGATGCCCCCCAgcaagtcaacaaagccaagttcctGCCGGATGAAGAAGCAGAGGGCGTCCCTTCTGGTAAGAGACCGTATGGATCCGaattagggctcgtgcacagggctgtagttttggtctgcatcccatctgcattttttgcggatcggaggcGGACTAGTTCatctcaacggggccgcaaaagtgtTCTGTCCTCATCCGTAagtccgttccacggccccgcaagaaaatggaacatgtcctattcttgtgtgttttgcggacaagaacaggacatttcTGCAGAAGTAATAAAAATGGCGGCGTGcactcagtcagtatgtgtatttTGCGGCTGTGCACTTGAGCCCTTTGTAATAAACCTCCAGCACCAGACCAGTGACAAGTGCTCTGACTGGTTTTCACTTGTATGGCCCCGCAGACCTCTTATCTGCTCCTGTCTGAGTGGAGTTACGGTATTTTCACAGGCGGTATTACCTTATCCTACATAAACCTGTGACCACTGCGGCTAAAGGGACTTCTCTACTATGCACCATAATATTTGACCAGGAGGTCCCCGAATCTCCATGTGACCGGAGTGGTGGTTCGCATGCGTGgtcaccgctccattcatttctgtgggactgcCAGCGATGGCGCGGTGCTCTATCCCCAGCAGGGCTGGTTACACATGCACGACACCGCTCCAGTCACACGGAGATTCGGGGACCTCCTGGGGTAATGGTGAACCGAATAGGGGCCTAAAGCTGGCTACCTACTGCTCCAATGAGCACTGTTAGACCTTATGATCACATGATTGCGGCATGGCAGAACCCCTGGGTGTTAGCCGGTCCGGGTCAGATCTGCCAGTGACGGTTGTCACCACAGGCCTGTGTATCTGCGGCGGCTTCGGATGCCACAGTGACAGTGGAAAGCAGCCAAATAAATTCTAAAGAgttaatgtcccccagaggtctttttACGGAAGTCACACATTGCCCGTGCAAATCCAAACCTGTCGCCACTTCACCTGAGACTACACATATTGGGGGAGATCTACATAGACTGACATTAGCTAGAGTGAGAGGCGCCAAATTTACTAAGAGGTCCATTCAGGCCACTTCCGAAATGTAACGCTTCTTTCGGTAGTCCCTTGCCCAAAAATCATGTAGCTCTAGCAGTGCCATGTAGCTGACACTAGTTTTTGGCATAAGCTATAGTGAAT includes:
- the C9H1orf52 gene encoding UPF0690 protein C1orf52 homolog translates to MAEEDKDPLSYFAAYGSSSSDSSEEEAEEVKAAVKRPLSAQKLPGPDELFQTVTRPSFLSAPTTKAIDWEKRLVRPPEEPPREFKVWKTNAVPPPESYKVEEKKGPPPELDMAIKWSSMYQDNGDDAPQQVNKAKFLPDEEAEGVPSEDDQDEPPSTKKRKV